One region of Mucilaginibacter sp. 14171R-50 genomic DNA includes:
- a CDS encoding ABC transporter permease yields MILLKLIRESFLFAFDALRQNKLRTMLSLLGVTIGIFTIIAVSSAVDTLRNNLQKSVDKLGSNSIYVQKWPWVGEDNFPWWKYMQRPVPKLRDFEQLSRRSQTAKALSYEISIDNRTVKYKSNTVDGAQIDAVSHDHDKTWNFNFQDGRYFTEIESRTGAPVTIIGADIADALFPDGTGVGKQIKIMGRKVTIIGVFSKEGKDMLGITSDNEILLPLNFAKNVIDIESERYNPQIVVRGHDNLSDVEVESEVRGLMRSIHSIRPGNEDDFSLNKSTILTNQLDQLFGIINKGGFIIGFFSVLVGGFGIANIMFVSVKERTNIIGIQKSLGAKNYFILLQFLIEAIALCLMGGFIGLFLVYLGTLGVKAAADIQVVLDISNITYGIGISVTIGMLSGIIPAYFASRLDPVEAIRTN; encoded by the coding sequence ATGATATTACTAAAACTTATCCGTGAAAGCTTCCTGTTCGCCTTTGATGCGCTCAGGCAAAACAAGCTGCGCACCATGCTGTCGTTATTGGGTGTAACCATCGGTATATTCACCATTATAGCGGTGTCATCCGCAGTGGATACCCTGCGTAACAACCTGCAAAAAAGCGTTGATAAACTTGGTAGTAACAGCATTTATGTGCAGAAGTGGCCATGGGTGGGCGAGGATAATTTTCCGTGGTGGAAATACATGCAAAGGCCTGTGCCAAAGCTGCGCGATTTTGAACAACTAAGCCGCCGCAGCCAAACCGCCAAGGCCCTGTCATACGAAATTAGCATTGATAACCGTACAGTTAAATACAAGAGCAACACGGTTGACGGCGCGCAAATTGATGCCGTATCGCACGATCATGATAAAACATGGAACTTTAACTTCCAGGACGGGCGGTACTTTACCGAGATCGAATCGCGTACGGGAGCCCCGGTTACCATAATTGGCGCCGATATAGCCGATGCACTTTTCCCTGACGGTACCGGTGTGGGCAAGCAAATTAAGATCATGGGCCGAAAGGTTACCATTATTGGCGTATTTAGCAAAGAAGGTAAAGATATGCTGGGTATAACCAGCGATAACGAAATATTGCTGCCGCTTAATTTTGCCAAAAACGTGATTGATATTGAAAGCGAACGCTACAACCCCCAGATAGTTGTACGCGGGCACGATAACCTGAGCGATGTGGAAGTAGAGAGCGAGGTAAGAGGTTTAATGCGTTCCATTCACAGTATACGCCCGGGAAACGAGGATGATTTTTCGCTTAATAAATCAACCATTTTAACCAACCAGCTCGATCAGCTTTTTGGTATCATAAACAAAGGAGGCTTTATTATCGGGTTTTTCTCGGTACTGGTAGGCGGTTTTGGTATTGCTAATATCATGTTCGTATCGGTAAAAGAGCGTACCAACATCATCGGCATACAGAAATCACTGGGCGCAAAAAATTATTTTATACTCCTGCAGTTTTTGATAGAAGCTATCGCGTTATGCCTTATGGGTGGTTTTATTGGCCTGTTCCTGGTTTATCTTGGCACATTGGGCGTGAAGGCCGCGGCCGATATACAGGTAGTGCTCGATATCAGCAATATCACTTATGGCATTGGCATATCGGTTACCATAGGTATGTTATCCGGTATTATCCCGGCTTACTTCGCATCAAGGCTCGACCCGGTGGAGGCCATACGTACCAATTAA